The following coding sequences lie in one Salmo salar chromosome ssa13, Ssal_v3.1, whole genome shotgun sequence genomic window:
- the LOC106566977 gene encoding SRSF protein kinase 2 isoform X1, producing MERNTCSAQTSVQLTQKTSKPGTSNGLDKLSRLEQLEPEESLDREDPREYCHGGYHPVHIGDTFNRRYKVLSKLGWGYFSTVWLCLDLRFIHYVAVLGRRVAVKVLKSGEGFTQAGQDELTLLRCASGPTARHLQSRRIVQLLDEFKIAGVNGVHVCLVLELLGPDLRCWQVCFGNPGLSLSWVKQVIAQVLQALDYLHTQCKIIHTDIKPENVLLCLEEQNPKQTAGGSACPYPGKDAKSRSTAEKDLVTPISLKEITVKIADLGSSCWVYKHFCEEIQTRQYRSLEVLLGSDYGPPADIWSVACMAFELVTGDSLFEPKAGKTFSLEEDHIAHIIELLGKVPAAVALSGKYSMEYFNRKGDMRHIGVLRPWGLYEVLVEKYHFMLKEASLFSDFLLHMLDFQPERRASAAQCLLHPWLSS from the exons ATGGAGAGGAATACGTGCTCAGCTCAGACTTCTGTACAGTTGACTCAAAAAAC CAGTAAACCTGGGACATCCAATGGACTTGATAAGCTGAGTCGTTTGGAACAGCTAGAGCCAgaggagtcactggacagagaggacCCCCGAGAATACTGCCATG GGGGGTACCACCCTGTTCACATTGGAGACACCTTCAACAGGAGATACAAGGTTCTGTCTAAGTTGGGCTGGGGATACTTCTCCACTGTATGGCTCTGCTTGGACCTCAGGTTCATTCACTATGTTGCTGT GTTGGGCAGGCGAGTGGCCGTGAAGGTTTTGAAGAGTGGAGAAGGATTCACACAGGCTGGGCAAGACGAATTGACTCTGCTACGCTGT GCCAGTGGTCCCACTGCTCGTCACCTCCAAAGCCGGAGGATAGTCCAACTGCTGGATGAGTTTAAGATAGCTGGGGTCAACGGGGTTC ATGTATGCCTAGTGCTGGAGCTGCTGGGACCAGACCTCCGGTGTTGGCAAGTCTGTtttggaaacccagggctatcgCTGTCTTGGGTCAAACAGGTCATTGCTCAG GTTCTTCAGGCATTGGACTACCTGCACACTCAATGTAAAATCATCCACACGGACATCAAGCCTGAGAATGtactgttatgtttggaggagcagAACCCAAAACAGACAGCAGGGGGCAGTGCCTGTCCATACCCTGGGAAAGATGCCAAGTCAAGGAGCACAGCAG AGAAGGACCTGGTCACTCCCATCAGTCTGAAGGAAATCACAGTAAAGATTGCTGACCTGGGAAGCTCCTGTTGGGTG TACAAACATTTCTGTGAGGAAATCCAGACCCGTCAGTACCGCTCACTAGAGGTTCTATTGGGCTCTGACTATGGCCCACCAGCAGACATCTGGAGTGTAGCCTGCATG GCTTTTGAGTTGGTCACTGGGGATTCATTATTTGAGCCCAAAGCTGGGAAGACCTTTTCTTTAGAGGAAG ACCACATCGCTCACATAATAGAGCTCCTTGGCAAAGTCCCAGCAGCAGTAGCCTTGTCTGGCAAGTATTCCATGGAGTACTTCAATCGCAAAG GTGACATGCGTCATATCGGAGTGCTGCGGCCCTGGGGTCTATATGAGGTGTTGGTGGAGAAATACCACTTCATGCTGAAGGAGGCCTCTCTGTTCTCTGACTTCCTGTTGCATATGTTGGACTTCCAGCCGGAGAGGAGGGCTAGTGCTGCCCAGTGTCTCCTGCACCCATGGCTTAGCTCCTGA
- the LOC106566977 gene encoding SRSF protein kinase 2 isoform X3, translated as MERNTCSAQTSVQLTQKTSKPGTSNGLDKLSRLEQLEPEESLDREDPREYCHGGYHPVHIGDTFNRRYKVLSKLGWGYFSTVWLCLDLRFIHYVAVLGRRVAVKVLKSGEGFTQAGQDELTLLRCASGPTARHLQSRRIVQLLDEFKIAGVNGVHVCLVLELLGPDLRCWQVCFGNPGLSLSWVKQVIAQVLQALDYLHTQCKIIHTDIKPENVLLCLEEQNPKQTAGGSACPYPGKDAKSRSTAEKDLVTPISLKEITVKIADLGSSCWVYKHFCEEIQTRQYRSLEVLLGSDYGPPADIWSVACMAFELVTGDSLFEPKAGKTFSLEEDHIAHIIELLGKVPAAVALSGKYSMEYFNRKGLGRGEGRETCVL; from the exons ATGGAGAGGAATACGTGCTCAGCTCAGACTTCTGTACAGTTGACTCAAAAAAC CAGTAAACCTGGGACATCCAATGGACTTGATAAGCTGAGTCGTTTGGAACAGCTAGAGCCAgaggagtcactggacagagaggacCCCCGAGAATACTGCCATG GGGGGTACCACCCTGTTCACATTGGAGACACCTTCAACAGGAGATACAAGGTTCTGTCTAAGTTGGGCTGGGGATACTTCTCCACTGTATGGCTCTGCTTGGACCTCAGGTTCATTCACTATGTTGCTGT GTTGGGCAGGCGAGTGGCCGTGAAGGTTTTGAAGAGTGGAGAAGGATTCACACAGGCTGGGCAAGACGAATTGACTCTGCTACGCTGT GCCAGTGGTCCCACTGCTCGTCACCTCCAAAGCCGGAGGATAGTCCAACTGCTGGATGAGTTTAAGATAGCTGGGGTCAACGGGGTTC ATGTATGCCTAGTGCTGGAGCTGCTGGGACCAGACCTCCGGTGTTGGCAAGTCTGTtttggaaacccagggctatcgCTGTCTTGGGTCAAACAGGTCATTGCTCAG GTTCTTCAGGCATTGGACTACCTGCACACTCAATGTAAAATCATCCACACGGACATCAAGCCTGAGAATGtactgttatgtttggaggagcagAACCCAAAACAGACAGCAGGGGGCAGTGCCTGTCCATACCCTGGGAAAGATGCCAAGTCAAGGAGCACAGCAG AGAAGGACCTGGTCACTCCCATCAGTCTGAAGGAAATCACAGTAAAGATTGCTGACCTGGGAAGCTCCTGTTGGGTG TACAAACATTTCTGTGAGGAAATCCAGACCCGTCAGTACCGCTCACTAGAGGTTCTATTGGGCTCTGACTATGGCCCACCAGCAGACATCTGGAGTGTAGCCTGCATG GCTTTTGAGTTGGTCACTGGGGATTCATTATTTGAGCCCAAAGCTGGGAAGACCTTTTCTTTAGAGGAAG ACCACATCGCTCACATAATAGAGCTCCTTGGCAAAGTCCCAGCAGCAGTAGCCTTGTCTGGCAAGTATTCCATGGAGTACTTCAATCGCAAAG gactcgggagaggcgaaggtcgagagacatgcgtcctctga
- the LOC106566977 gene encoding SRSF protein kinase 1 isoform X2, translating to MERNTCSAQTSVQLTQKTKPGTSNGLDKLSRLEQLEPEESLDREDPREYCHGGYHPVHIGDTFNRRYKVLSKLGWGYFSTVWLCLDLRFIHYVAVLGRRVAVKVLKSGEGFTQAGQDELTLLRCASGPTARHLQSRRIVQLLDEFKIAGVNGVHVCLVLELLGPDLRCWQVCFGNPGLSLSWVKQVIAQVLQALDYLHTQCKIIHTDIKPENVLLCLEEQNPKQTAGGSACPYPGKDAKSRSTAEKDLVTPISLKEITVKIADLGSSCWVYKHFCEEIQTRQYRSLEVLLGSDYGPPADIWSVACMAFELVTGDSLFEPKAGKTFSLEEDHIAHIIELLGKVPAAVALSGKYSMEYFNRKGDMRHIGVLRPWGLYEVLVEKYHFMLKEASLFSDFLLHMLDFQPERRASAAQCLLHPWLSS from the exons ATGGAGAGGAATACGTGCTCAGCTCAGACTTCTGTACAGTTGACTCAAAAAAC TAAACCTGGGACATCCAATGGACTTGATAAGCTGAGTCGTTTGGAACAGCTAGAGCCAgaggagtcactggacagagaggacCCCCGAGAATACTGCCATG GGGGGTACCACCCTGTTCACATTGGAGACACCTTCAACAGGAGATACAAGGTTCTGTCTAAGTTGGGCTGGGGATACTTCTCCACTGTATGGCTCTGCTTGGACCTCAGGTTCATTCACTATGTTGCTGT GTTGGGCAGGCGAGTGGCCGTGAAGGTTTTGAAGAGTGGAGAAGGATTCACACAGGCTGGGCAAGACGAATTGACTCTGCTACGCTGT GCCAGTGGTCCCACTGCTCGTCACCTCCAAAGCCGGAGGATAGTCCAACTGCTGGATGAGTTTAAGATAGCTGGGGTCAACGGGGTTC ATGTATGCCTAGTGCTGGAGCTGCTGGGACCAGACCTCCGGTGTTGGCAAGTCTGTtttggaaacccagggctatcgCTGTCTTGGGTCAAACAGGTCATTGCTCAG GTTCTTCAGGCATTGGACTACCTGCACACTCAATGTAAAATCATCCACACGGACATCAAGCCTGAGAATGtactgttatgtttggaggagcagAACCCAAAACAGACAGCAGGGGGCAGTGCCTGTCCATACCCTGGGAAAGATGCCAAGTCAAGGAGCACAGCAG AGAAGGACCTGGTCACTCCCATCAGTCTGAAGGAAATCACAGTAAAGATTGCTGACCTGGGAAGCTCCTGTTGGGTG TACAAACATTTCTGTGAGGAAATCCAGACCCGTCAGTACCGCTCACTAGAGGTTCTATTGGGCTCTGACTATGGCCCACCAGCAGACATCTGGAGTGTAGCCTGCATG GCTTTTGAGTTGGTCACTGGGGATTCATTATTTGAGCCCAAAGCTGGGAAGACCTTTTCTTTAGAGGAAG ACCACATCGCTCACATAATAGAGCTCCTTGGCAAAGTCCCAGCAGCAGTAGCCTTGTCTGGCAAGTATTCCATGGAGTACTTCAATCGCAAAG GTGACATGCGTCATATCGGAGTGCTGCGGCCCTGGGGTCTATATGAGGTGTTGGTGGAGAAATACCACTTCATGCTGAAGGAGGCCTCTCTGTTCTCTGACTTCCTGTTGCATATGTTGGACTTCCAGCCGGAGAGGAGGGCTAGTGCTGCCCAGTGTCTCCTGCACCCATGGCTTAGCTCCTGA